ATCATAGGTGACAGGGGCATGCAGATAAGGCAGAAAGGCAGATGTGACCATGCTGCCTGCAGTCTTTGGATCTGTTTGTCATCAGGATGGGGGAGTGGACCTGTGCCAATTCAGAATCCTGTTTCTCTATGTTAGTTCAGGGTGTTTAGAAGGATTGGTTCAGATAAATTACTTGTGAATTCTCCAAAGATAAATCCTAGAAGTATTCAGAAGTCCACTCTTAAAAGGGCACCGCCAAACTTTCCCTTGTATTAATTTTCCTTAATAGATGATACATAGTTTGAACCATAAAGGGAGCTTAAAATTGTCCCATAACCACCTCTGCTTCTTACGCAGCCACTGTTGTCAGTCACATATTGTAACCTAGAATTCTGtgtacacactgtgtgtgtgtgtgcatgcatgctatATTAATGCCAGTGGTTGCTTCTGATGCACACTGGTGTTCTGtagcatggttttgttttgtgcatTTAGCACTATTGTAGCAATTGGTCCATATGAGCATTTATAGCCCCTAACTTGGTACTGTCCAGTACATCCTTCTGTTCTGTCTTGAATAGCCCCTTTCATGTCTGAACACTGAAAATAATAGCTAATgtaacaaattagattttaaattgaatttgttttcatttaaatatcaaCATGCGGTTGGACTGCATagctgatttatttttaacacaaGAACAACTTATCTGGAAACATTGTTTGACATTAGTTTATCTATGCTGTTTTTGTGCTTTTTATCTCTGACCTGCTGTACTTCTTACAGTCTGTGAGCCATTTGTATAGGAAAACTCATGACATCTACTGGGAAATGAACCAGATCCTGTACATGGCACACAAATGTTCTAATGTTGCAGTGTGTCCCAGGACTAATAACTTTATCTGGTACACTTGTATTTTCCCTGGAGTGTCCAACATTTCGTTAAATTCATGTAAAaactctggtttttgttttagtgtattggcttttgttgttggggtttttttgtttgttttgttttgttttttgaagattgcctatgtagctctggctgccctagaacttgctatgtagactagtctgtcctcaaactcagatatcagCTGCCTCTGACTCCGCagagctgggattgaaagtgtgcaccatcatatCCAGCCCCAAAACTCTTGTTtggtttgagataggatctcactactatttcagactggcctcagacttgtaaTTTTCCAGTCTCTCCTTCCTGGATGCTGAGATTATGAGCTTATATCACTGTGCTTGGCCTTAGTGAAATTCTTAAAGAGGCTGATAAGATGGCTTAATGGGTGCAAGCATAGGAACCTTAGTATATCAGCACCTGTACAAAAGATATCCAGAGCTCTCTGACCAGCCATGTAGCTAAACTGCTGAATCACTTCAGGTTCAGAGgaaaggccctatctcaaaacactaGGTAGAGAAaactgtgagatggctcagtggataaagcacttgctgcccaaGCCTGAGGACTGGATCTGGATCACCACAGCCCTTGTTAAGAGCCTGGCGGGTATGGCAGTAAAGGCCAGTGTTGCCTTCTCCAGTCTTGATTGCTTAGGATCCTTTCTTTGTGTTGCAGGGTGAAGTTCCTATAACTATGTGAAGCCTGCACGCCTAGACCAAGGCTTTAGCAGGGCCCATAGGATCTTTCCACAGTAGTTGCTGTtacctttccccctttttatttactcttattcTCTGATGCCTgccctctcttttgtttttcaaagttttTCACTCCGTGAAGTCTATAAAACAACCCAACACCTCATGGGAATGCACCTTTCTTTTATGATTTGACAATTTCTGCTCACCAGTATGAGTCAGTGTAGGCATACCCCTTGAGGAAACTGATATGAGTATTGCAGGAATGGGGGACACATACTGCTCATTGATAGGCTGTAGGCCAGTAGGGCTTCTCATAGAATGGGAGTGGCCTGTTCCTTTGCTAAGAAAGGTTGTCAGGAGAACTTTTGTCACATGATAGTGAAGTCAGTTCCACATGCGACATATTTTCAGTTGTTCCCTGCCAGAAGTTATGCACAGAACAAGTGAAAGGTCTTGGCTGAAGGGATTGATGGGTGAAAAGCCACAGTGGCAGCTACCAAGGAAGCGTCCAGACTGCAGTGTGTATACTGTATGTGTGCAGGCAATAAGGAGACTTTGAGGATGAGGCAGAGTCACGGCACAGTGTAGGCCTTTCCCCTGCCCGTCTGCTCCTTTGATGGCAGTGCTGTGCAGAAGCAGTTGTCTTCTGGCAGCTCTTCAGCCAGCCAGAGGACGGCCCAGACACCCTTTACCATGCTGGTCTCTCTACAGATTGAATGATATGAATATTCTCTGTGTCACTTAAAGATGGGTTTGTCCCAAATTTTGGGATGATGGTGACAAGACTATCACAGTAGTGAAAAGTGGGGTTCACTCTTGTGGGTTCATGGATTGATTGGATTTCTGGCTGTAACCAAATCATTGAGCTGTCTTGTCTTTAACCAGGAGTCTCAGTTGGTGGCTGGTGTCGCATTCAAGAAGACTTTTTCTTATGCCGGGTTTGAAATGCAGCCCAAGAAATATAAGAACCCCAAGATTGCCCTCTTAAATGTTGAGCTTGAGCTGAAAGCAGAGAAAGATAATGCTGAAATCAGAGTCCACACGGTGGAGGTAGGCTCCCCCCTAGCAGGAGTGAGGAGGCAGGCAACTTTCTGGGTGCGGGCCTCCAATCTCTAGGTTGCTAAGGGACAGCTTTGTGTTTTGGGTTCCTGTGGGTACTCTGTCTGTCTTACCTCTGTCCGTGCCCATGTCTGCATACTGGGTTCCTGTGGGCACTCTGTTTTATCTCTGTCCGTGCCCATGGCTGCACACTTGGCtcactcattttcttcctttgtcctcCTTGACCTCCACctggggtggtttgaatgtgaaaacCTATTGAGCAGCTGTGCTCTGCCTGTTAGGAGGGGCACTCCAGCTTGCctgaaacttttgttttgttttattctcttctCCATAGTAAGGTTCACATGCACTAAGTAgggctctactgctgagctacatctccagttaCTCAGTTAACTTTCGTTAATACACGGTTCCTCCGTGTTGccctgctgtcctagaacttgctctgtagaccaggctagcctcaattatagaggtcctgcctctgcctctcaagtgctgggattaaaggtatgtcctCCTCCCccgtttttgagacagggtctcactatgtagctgtgacctggaacttgatatgtagaccaggctggcctcacagatatctgtctgtcACACTGCCTTGTGTATACTATTTGCCTGGccttttttagttatttatttttgttattttttgtttttgtttggtttggttttttgaggcagggtttctctgtagctttggaggctgtcctggaactagctcttgtagaccaggcttgcctctgcctcccaattgctgggattaaaggcatgcgccaccactgcccggcttcctggcaatttttattttgagacaagtcttgATAAATTTCTCGGGCTGGACTTGAATTTGTTCCCTTGGCCCTAAGTGCCTGGGATGACAAGTTTGCCTGTGTTTGTGATTCTCTTTGATTAGACAGGTTTCCTTCCCTTGTAAATGGAGTCTCTTGAACAGTGTTGCTGCCATTGTGGTTCCCAAAGCTGCCTCTAGGTAGCAGCGTTTCCCAGCATGGAATGGCCTTTGTGGTAGGAAAGGACTTACTGGGAAATTGCTAGGCAAAGCTCACTCCTTCAAGttactctatttttatttgtgtttgaaaATGTTAAGTGATTGCTTTTAACACTCCTGTGTGTTTGGACTGTTGGCCCCTCTCAATTCCCACAGTCAACATGTTTTCTGTGGGGGGAAGGAGTTGGGTTAGCCTTAGCCTATCATATACACCAACTTGCATCCCCAAACACCTTTTTTATGGTCTCTAGGATTACCAGGCAATTGTTGATGCTGAGTGGAACATTCTCTATGACAAGCTAGAGAAGATCCATCAGTCTGGAGCCAAAGTCATCTTGTCCAAACTCCCCATTGGGGATGTGGCTACCCAGTACTTTGCTGATAGGGACATGTTCTGTGCTGGCCGAGTGCCTGAGGAGGATCTGAAGAGGACAATGATGGTAAGCAAACCTTCATGGGCTGCTGCTTATCCTTCACACCCCGAGATGTCCCCGTGTTAACTGTTTGTCAACAAATAAATGCTCCGTTCCAGTGTCTGTATACCTAGTAATAGAAACTGCTTTGAATTCACTGACCAAGACAGATTGGAAGTAGGTGCTACACAGTAGCAACACTGTGGGTCAGGCTCAGTGGGTATTACTGTACCGAGGCTTTCTCTCTTGGTATCTCAAGTAGGGCCAAAGAACTGTTCCTGAATAGAGTTGCTGGACCCAGAGCACTAGACATCAGGTCTCTGTCTCCTTTGAACTAGACACTTTGCCTTTTGTGTGTTTGGTTCTGTTTTGATTTCATCTTTTTGCAGGGTAGTAGGGATCATCTAGAGGTTAGTGTAAAGGAGCTCTAAGCTTCTGTGGCAGATTCAGTGTGGAAACTGGCTTGTTGAGTGTGTGGCATGAGGACAATTGGCCTCATTGATGTTTTCCTTGATCCTTCAGGCCTGTGGAGGCTCAATCCAGACCAGTGTGAATGCTCTGATTCCAGATGTGCTGGGCCACTGCCAATTGTTTGAAGAGACCCAAATTGGAGGCGAGAGGTGAGCCTGTAGACTCGGGTCCCCAAAACTGCTTGggtctgcaccccccccccctttttttttttgtcaagttaTGGGTGTGGTATGTGACTTGTACTCTTCCTTTTTCAAGGAGCTATTGGATGGAGGGTGGATAAAGATATCAGGTATAGTGAATGTTACAGAAGGGAGGTAGTTCTAGTCAGATCTTAGATCTGATTCCACAAGTTTTGGTGCTCCAGTGGTACCACCCcagtcctgcctcaaaaaatatctTCAAGGTTAGGATTGGCAGCCTGAGTGAACAAGCACTGCTCCCTCTTGGGAGGGCTTGGCAGTGAGATGAGACAGCGAGATGGCAGCAATTCATGTGTGCACCATTGTATCCTGGGTATAGGTACAATTTCTTCACTGGCTGCCCTAAGGCCAAGACGTGTACCATCATCCTCCGTGGAGGCGCTGAACAGTTTATGGAGGAAACAGAACGGTCCTTGCATGATGCTATCATGATCGTGAGGAGGGCCATCAAGGTACTGAGATGACACCTCTTGCCTGCACAGTCTCCTTCCTAGTTGGCATGTGGgctttgacccccccccccaaaaatcaCAGACAGACCAGTTCTCATTTGTCCCTCAAATCATAGGGAAATAACTTCAGCTTCATATACAGGACATGCTggggtttggttgttttgtccCGTCCCCGTCCCCGTCCCCCCGTCCCCgtccccacccaccacccaccccctaGACAGGGTTACTTTGTATCCAGgttggccacaaactcagagacccatttgcctctgctttctgagtgctgggattaaaggtgtgcaccaccactgcccagtataGGCCCTGATGTTAACAAACtgggactggggctggagagatttctcactggttaacagcactggttgctcttccagaagtcctgagttcaattcccagcaaccacatggtggctcataaccatctataatgagatctggtgccctttctgGACTGTAGGCATACATGCGGGTAGAGcactgtaaaaaaacaaaactgggacTGATCTATTCAGCTATCCTGAAGTTACCATGCCCAAACTGTAGTTGACCTTGATAGTGACCTTTCAATTCCTGGGGGTGAAGCTTGAGATGTGTTGTATGCTGGCTGTGTCTGGCTGGACACTGGGGCTTGGGGAGGGGGACAGAACAAGGCAGTATTCACTTTCTGGGCTGGAGGATTTGCTGTGTGGCCCAACTTGAAGCCTGGAATTGAGCCCACTACATTGCAAAGCTATTTGGTTTCTGCAGAATGACTCTGTGGTGGCTGGTGGTGGGGCCATTGAGATGGAGCTCTCCAAATACCTTCGGGATTACTCAAGGACCATTCCAGGGAAACAGCAGCTGTTGATTGGGGCATATGCCAAGGCCCTGGAAATTATTCCACGACAGCTGTGTGACAACGCTGGCTTTGATGCCACAAACATCCTTAACAAACTTCGGGCTCGGCATGCACAGGTGATTCCCCGCTCTCTCTGGGGTTCAGGGATTGGATGGGTGAGGGTAGGCTCCTCGGTGTGTGCTGTCTGGGAGTGTGGTCACTGCGAAGTAGAGTGGACAACTCCCTCCTGGCATAGTGCCAGGCCTGGAAACAGCAGCTTCCTGGAAGGGCCTGGGTACTTGTGGTCAGCATGCCCAGAGTAATTGTTAGCAGGTGGGGAAAGGTGCCATTTTCCTTGGGTTCCATTGGGAAAGTGCCATTAATTCAAAATTCCCAGTAATTGAGACCTTTGGAAGGTGTGCAGGAAGAAGTGAAAGTAGTTCCAAAGTACCTCCCCTCTCTTTCAGGGGGGCATGTGGTACGGAGTGGACGTCAACAACGAGGACATCGCTGACAACTTCCAGGCCTTTGTGTGGGAGCCAGCCATGGTGCGCATCAATGCCCTGACAGCAGCTTCTGAGGCTGCGTGCCTTATTGTATCCGTGGATGAGACTATCAAGAACCCCCGCTCCACCGTGGATGCTCCTGCAGGGGCTGGCCGTGGTCGAGGCCAAGGCCGCCTCCATTGAGAGGCAGTCTGCACACCCTGATGAGAAAATGGTTGATTAATCTGCTGTGTTCTCCCTGaaggttatttaaataaaacttaagattatttggtcatggtttttctcATAAACAACCTCCTGCCTTTCAAAATGAGATTGCCAAAGCAGTAGTAAATAATTCAGTTGCCCTTGTCTAGACATCTCAGTGCAGGTGCAGTTCTGAGCAGTAGCTAGGAGATGTGTGGTGGCTTTTCTCCTAGTGTCGTCTTTAGTCCTAGATTGGGTACGGCACAGAATTGCTTCCATCACAGTAGATGGATTGATTATGTTCGTCTGCTTTCCACATCTCATGTTCTCTGATGGTTCTGGGAAGAATGTCAGGGTGTCACGGAATCTCTGGGCTCTAGCACCTTCATAATGCCTTGGAGCTGTTCTCTTATGCTCGGTCACCTTGAGAGTCTTGTTTAAACTGGTACTgtagattgaacccagggcctcatgatGTTTGCTAAGCAAGCACCTGCCACTCTGAGCTATGTGCCCAGCCCTATTTTTACTTTGGGTTGATGTTTTTGTACTGTTAAGGTTTCACTAAGctgtccaagctggccttgacctgttttgtcttttgagtgAGCTGGAATGACTTGCTTGTGCCACCATCCCAGTTCCAGCTTTCTTGTGACCAGGGACAGTTAATGGTTGGCACAGAAGACTGGCGGGGTCTGCCAGTGTCTGTTCTACTAACTGTCCCAAGCTAGAGCTGTAGCTAGTGGCTATTAGAGCTGAAAGGGTTGTGCTGAGTAATTAAACTTCTTGCCTTCTGAAACTgggaagaaatagagaagaatTTGAACCCTGCACTCATGGTTAAATGGTCTTGAAGCAGGATAGGATTTGTAGGCAGGTGTGTACCCTGGAGTGT
This is a stretch of genomic DNA from Cricetulus griseus strain 17A/GY chromosome 8, alternate assembly CriGri-PICRH-1.0, whole genome shotgun sequence. It encodes these proteins:
- the Cct7 gene encoding T-complex protein 1 subunit eta isoform X2; translation: MMPTPVILLKEGTDSSQGIPQLVSNISACQVIAEAVRTTLGPRGMDKLIVDGRGKATISNDGATILKLLDVVHPAAKTLVDIAKSQDAEVGDGTTSVTLLAAEFLKQVKPYVEEGLHPQIIIRAFRTATQLAVDKIKEIAVTVKKQDKVEQRKMLEKCAMTALSSKLISQQKTFFAKMVVDAVMMLDELLQLKMIGIKKVQGGALEESQLVAGVAFKKTFSYAGFEMQPKKYKNPKIALLNVELELKAEKDNAEIRVHTVEDYQAIVDAEWNILYDKLEKIHQSGAKVILSKLPIGDVATQYFADRDMFCAGRVPEEDLKRTMMACGGSIQTSVNALIPDVLGHCQLFEETQIGGERYNFFTGCPKAKTCTIILRGGAEQFMEETERSLHDAIMIVRRAIKNDSVVAGGGAIEMELSKYLRDYSRTIPGKQQLLIGAYAKALEIIPRQLCDNAGFDATNILNKLRARHAQGGMWYGVDVNNEDIADNFQAFVWEPAMVRINALTAASEAACLIVSVDETIKNPRSTVDAPAGAGRGRGQGRLH